From Lactobacillus sp. PV012:
TTAATTGCTTGCATACTAAAAGGACTAAAAGTTTTAGTATCATTTTTAGCTGTCATTGTTAAAACATATAAATGGAGTGGTTTTTGGTAATTTTTTAAAAGAGACAAAGTGGCAATTAAAACTCCGTCTTCGGCATGAGAATCACCGCAAAATAAAATATTCACTTGAAATCACTTTCTAATTTACTTTTTGATAATGATAGTATTGATAGTTACTTGATTTGGCACGCTTTTGCATGACTTGATAAATTTCATCATGTAATTTAGCTTGTTGAACCTTTTTAGGTAATGAGGTATCTGGGAGAAAAGGCCCATCGATATAGACAATAATTTGAGGCTTTTTGCCATGTTTAGGCGCTTGATAAGTTGTTGTCATGACAAAACTTGGTGCCTTAAAAGAAACAGGAAAATTCATACTTGTTTCAGGAAAAGGACGAATCTGGGTATAGTACGGCCAAACATGAGCTTCTGGATAAATGACAATATGATTGCCAGTTTTGATGAGCTTTTTGATAGCATTGATTAATTTAATTGATTGCTTTAGATCATTGCCAACAGGCAAAGCCCCATAAGGAAGGATATGTTTGCCTAAGATGGGAATTCCCCAGTTTGCTTGGTCAGCAATGGCATAGTATTGCTTTTTGCCAAAAAGCAAAATTGGCATAAAGGCATCATTCATTGGTTGAGTATGATTTGCAAAAACAAAATACCCTTGATTTTGATAAGGAACTAGTTTTTGACGGCCAACAATTTTAACTCTTAAATATCCATAGGTTAAAAGAGCTGCAAAATCTTTGGCGAGAGCCCTGACTAATCCATTAGGAAATTTTTGATTAATGATTTGATAATTATCGCTTAGTTTAAAATTTTGTTTTTTACTTTTAACTAGATCATCAGCTAGAGTATGATAATAAAATTTTTTCATATCCTTAATTATAAAGGATTTCTAAAGATAAACATAGTATTGTTGCCGAAATGCTCAAAGATAACAAAAAAGAAGCAAAGACATTCTTTGCTTCTAAAAATAAACTAGGCTTGATTATTTTTTAGCTTTGGCAACTGCTTGTTGACCTGAAAGATTAATAAAGTTAAATGGACGGTCAAAGTTGGGTTGGAATAACATGTCAACCATTGCCATAAAGTTAATTGTATTATGGTTTTGAATCATTACAGAAACGGCATTGGCATACATCGAAATATCATAAGTACTCATGAATTGAGCCCCTAAAATTTGGTTGTTACTCTTATCCCATACTACGGTACCTAACACCTTTTTGTTATTAGGCATAAATTCTGGACGATAGTTATCTTCAAAGGTAACGCTATCAGCATCAAAGCCAGCCTTAAGTGCGGCTTGGAGAGTCATTCCTGTTGAAGACATTGAATTATCAAAAAGTTGTAAGCCAGAGGTTGATTGAGTTCCCATGTAAACTTCTTGATTGCCAAAAATATTAGTTCCTACTAAAATACCTTGACGAACGGCATTGGTTGCCAAAGGAACGTAAGCTTCGTGGTTAGTAGGGTTAAAGTGAACCGCTACCGCATCACCGGCGCCATAAACATCAGGATTAGAAGTTTGCATATAGCCATTAGTTTTAATTGAACCATCTGGATTAAATTCAAGTTGGTCTTTGAATAAAGCGGTGTTAGGACGGAAGCCAATGCAAAGAATAGCCATATCAGCGTGATAAGAATTGTTATTAGTTTTTACCGTAATACCTGTTGCGTCATCTTCAAAGCCAGCAACCATTTCGTTAAATGCTAGTTTAACATTATGTTCTTCAAAATCACGACTTACGATATCGGTGTAACGCTTATCATAGTATTTGCTTAACATGCGATCTTGGCCATCAATCAAGGTAACATTCTTGCTTTGAGTGCTGTAAGCTTCTACTAATTCGACACCAATGTAACCACCACCAATTACAATAATGTTTTTAGCATTTTGAGCTTGTTTAAAGAGCTTTTTAGCATGATTATAATTTTTGCATAGGTAAACATTTTTGCTATTGATTCCAGGTAAATTAGGAATAATTGGCCAAGAACCAGTAGTAACTACTAATTTATCATATGAATCAGTATGTGTTTGGTTAGTGGTTAAATCAGTGACAGTTAAAGTTTTATTCTTTAAATTAACACTGGTTACTTCGTGTTTTAATTTAACACTTGCACCAAGCTTAGTTAATACTTCAGGACTGGAATAAAACATGTCATCAATGTTTTTGGTAATACCACCTAAATAAGTAGCAATTCCACAAGATAGGAAAGAAACATTATCATTTTTTTCGTAAATAGTTACTTCAGTGTCAGGATGATTGGTTAGAATTTGGGTTGCACTGATGGTTCCAGCATGAGTACAACCAATAATAGCAACTTTCATAAAAAGCCTCCTTAAGGAAAATCTGATTTACTTTTATTCTAACAACAAAGACTGAAGAAAAAAATTAAAAAAGTGTAAAATAAAAGCACTACATTCTGTAGTGCTAAAATATGAAGTAGTGGGTGGTCAGGGGATCGAACCCTGGACCCACGGATTAAGAGTCCGTTGCTCTGCCAGCTGAGCTAACCACCCAATTGGATAACCAACAAATATTATTATGCCATAAGAAAATAAAAAAGCAAGAAATTTTTGAGTAAAAATAAAATAAAAGCGTTACCTCAGGTAACGCTTTATCAAAGATGGGTGGTCAGGGGATCGAACCCTGGACCCACGGATTAAGAGTCCGTTGCTCTGCCAGCTGAGCTAACCACCCAATTGGATAACCAACAAATATTATTATGCCATAAGAAAATAAAAAAGCAAGAAGTTTTTAAAATTTTTTTACAAATTTCAAAAAAAGTCGATAAACCAGTATAATAAAAGTAGAAGAAATAGGAGGAAAATCTAATGCCGAAAAAAATTTTAGTGGTAGATGATGAAAAACCAATTTCGGATATCATCAAATTTAACCTTACTAAAGAAGGCTTTGAAGTAGAAACCGCTTATGATGGTGAAGAAGCATTAGAGCGTGTTGAAGAGTATAATCCTGATTTAATGATTTTAGACTTGATGCTTCCTAAAAAAGATGGACTAGAAGTAGCAAGAGAAGTTAGAAAAACACATGATATGCCAATTATCATGGTAACTGCAAAAGATACAGAAATTGATAAAGTCCTTGGATTAGAAATGGGTGCAGATGATTATGTAACTAAGCCTTTTTCTAATCGTGAATTAGTAGCACGTGTAAAGGCCAATTTACGGCGACGTGATCTTAGTCAAAAAGCAACTGAAGATGACGATAATAAAAATATCACAATTGGTAATTTAGTAATTATGCCTGAAGCCTATATTGCTGAAAAAAATGGAGAAAAGATTGAATTGACTCATCGAGAATTTGAATTACTTCATTATTTAGCTCAACATATGGATCAAGTAATGACACGTGAACACTTACTACAAACAGTTTGGGGCTATGATTATTTTGGAGATGTAAGAACAGTTGATGTAACTGTAAGACGTCTAAGAGAAAAGATAGAAGACAATCCTTCTTCACCAACCATTTTGGTAACTAGGCGTGGAGTAGGATATTATGTAAAAAATCCAGCTGATGATTAAGGAAGGTAAGGTCACTAAATTTAGTGGCCTTCTTTTGTGGGGAAAATGAAAAAATTAAAACAAATTGCTAATTCAATAAATTTTAAAATTGCAATGATTTTTATGTTACTGCTGTTAGCCACAATTGAAATAATTGGTGCTTATTTTACTAGGCAGCTAGAGCAAAGTTCTATTCAAAACTTTGAAACTTCTATTCAAGTACCAAGTATCATTAGTAATCAAATTGCAAACCAGTTGAGTCGAGCAAATACTCAAAGTGCTAACAAGCAACTGAGTAAAATTGTTACAAATTACAATAATGATGCAATTAATCAAATGATAATTGTGGATAATAAACAAGTAATTAGAGCAGTTTCTAATGTTAATGATCAAGCACGTGTTGGTCAAAGAGATACTAGTAACGAGATTAAAGATGCGATTACCAATGGAAAACAAATTTCACAAGTTGAAAATGAAAATGGTAATAATATGATTCAAATTACGCCTCTAACTGCAACTAATGGTACTAATACTAATGTGGGGGCAATTTATGTTCGGGCTAGTATGCAAAGCGTGTTCAATAATATCCGCAATGTATCTTTGACTTTTTTAACTGCTTCTTTGGTGGCGGCGTTATTAGGAGCAATCGTTTCATTAGTAATTTCACGAGCCATTACACGGCCAATTGAAGAAATTCGCCAGCGGGCGATGCGAATTGCAGATGGTGATTATTCAGGGAAAGTAAAAGTTTATGCAAATGATGAGCTAGGACAACTTGCTAAAGCATTTAATACATTGTCAGTTAGAATTGAGAAAACGCAAGAAGCAACTGATAGCGAACGTCGGCGCTTAGACAGCGTCTTGTCTCATATGACTGATGGCGTAATTGCAACTGATCGTCATGGAAATATTACTATTATTAACGAAACGGCTTTGAATTTTTTGGAAAAGCCTGAATCTGAGGTTATTGGAAAATCAATTATTAAGGTCTTAGGTTTAAAAGATATCACGATGCAGGATTTAATGAGTAACCAGCAAGAGCTAATGGTAACAATTAATCCTAATAGTCCTGATGAATTAATCTTGCATGCCAACTTTTCTTTAATTAAAAGAGTAACTGGCTTTGTTTCAGGGATGGTGTGTGTTTTACATGATGTAACAGAACAACAAAAAAATGAACGTGAGCAGCAACAATTTGTTTCAAATGTCTCACACGAATTAAGAACGCCCCTAACTAGTCTCCAAGCCTATGTAGAAGCTTTGAATGATGGAGCTTGGAAAGATCCAAAGATTGCCCCACATTTCTTAAAGGTTATTCAAGATGAAACCCAGCGAATGATTAGAATGATTAATGATTTGCTCAGTTTATCACGTATGGATCGTGGAGTAGCTAAGATGGATCTTGAATGGGTCAATATTAATGACTTTGTAAGCCATATTTTGAATCGGTTTGATATGATGATCAAAACTGATGAAAAAAATGATCATCATAAAAAATACACAATTAAGCGCGAGTTGAATAATCAAGATCTGTGGGTTGAAATTGATACAGATAAATTAATGCAAGTAATTGATAATATTATGAATAATGCAATTAAATATTCACCTGATGGTGGAGTAATTACAGTGCGCTTACTAAAAGCTAAAGATCATATTATTTTAAGTATCTCTGATCAAGGATTAGGAATTCCACGCAAAGCCTTAAATAAAATTTTTGATCGTTTCTACCGGGTTGATAAGGCTCGTTCAAGAAAGCAAGGAGGAACGGGCTTAGGATTGGCAATTTCTAAAGAAATTGTTGAAGCTCACAATGGTAGAATCTGGGCTGATAGTGCTGAAGGTCACGGCTCAACTTTCTACATTTCACTACCATTTGAATCAATGGCAGAGGAAGGAGACAATTGGGATGAAATCTAAAAATAAAATTAGTGATCATGCGTTAACAATTGCATTAGTTGTTATGATTCTAACTTCACTTGGCTTATCTGGCTATATTTGGAGTTCAGATTCTAGATTTACAAAAATTGAGCAAACTTCTAATCAATCTCCTAATAAACAGGTGGGACAAAAATCTCTGCGAGAAATTTATATGCCAACAAAGATTATGTACTATAAAGGTAGTCAACTTTATCAAGTATATGCAGGGCGGGGAAATTTACCTTTGCAATTTTCTAATATGACTCAAAGTCTAAAAAGTGTAATCCCAGAAAAAATTGGAAAATCAAAATCTGAATATGATGACTTACTAAAAAATCAAAATTATGTTCAATTAACTTACCCAGATCAAATTACAATTTCTTTATTTTTAACAGGATTAAAGAAGATAAACAATGGCCAATTTAATCGTTTTTTTGTTCCAGTTAATGGTCAGAAATATATTTATTTAGGTAATGACGCAGATTATTGCTTATATAAAATTCCAGTTAATAAAGTAAAATTTGATAATTTTTATCAAAAGATTCGTGAAACGAAAACTCAGTTGCCAGTTAGTCTCTACCGTCTGGATAACATGTATTTAACCTTTTTTGAAAAGTCAACTTCTTTACCAATTTATAGTTATTTGACTGATCACCAGGCTGACTCTTATTTTGTCTATCGCTTATTAGGAACAGGCTCAATTAATCAAAGAAATTCTACTAATTCAATTACTTATTCAAATGGAGTTTATGAACGTTTAATTGCTTCTAAGAAAAATAATGACTACGAATATGTAAACTATGG
This genomic window contains:
- a CDS encoding 1-acyl-sn-glycerol-3-phosphate acyltransferase is translated as MKKFYYHTLADDLVKSKKQNFKLSDNYQIINQKFPNGLVRALAKDFAALLTYGYLRVKIVGRQKLVPYQNQGYFVFANHTQPMNDAFMPILLFGKKQYYAIADQANWGIPILGKHILPYGALPVGNDLKQSIKLINAIKKLIKTGNHIVIYPEAHVWPYYTQIRPFPETSMNFPVSFKAPSFVMTTTYQAPKHGKKPQIIVYIDGPFLPDTSLPKKVQQAKLHDEIYQVMQKRAKSSNYQYYHYQKVN
- a CDS encoding FAD-dependent oxidoreductase is translated as MKVAIIGCTHAGTISATQILTNHPDTEVTIYEKNDNVSFLSCGIATYLGGITKNIDDMFYSSPEVLTKLGASVKLKHEVTSVNLKNKTLTVTDLTTNQTHTDSYDKLVVTTGSWPIIPNLPGINSKNVYLCKNYNHAKKLFKQAQNAKNIIVIGGGYIGVELVEAYSTQSKNVTLIDGQDRMLSKYYDKRYTDIVSRDFEEHNVKLAFNEMVAGFEDDATGITVKTNNNSYHADMAILCIGFRPNTALFKDQLEFNPDGSIKTNGYMQTSNPDVYGAGDAVAVHFNPTNHEAYVPLATNAVRQGILVGTNIFGNQEVYMGTQSTSGLQLFDNSMSSTGMTLQAALKAGFDADSVTFEDNYRPEFMPNNKKVLGTVVWDKSNNQILGAQFMSTYDISMYANAVSVMIQNHNTINFMAMVDMLFQPNFDRPFNFINLSGQQAVAKAKK
- the yycF gene encoding response regulator YycF, which codes for MPKKILVVDDEKPISDIIKFNLTKEGFEVETAYDGEEALERVEEYNPDLMILDLMLPKKDGLEVAREVRKTHDMPIIMVTAKDTEIDKVLGLEMGADDYVTKPFSNRELVARVKANLRRRDLSQKATEDDDNKNITIGNLVIMPEAYIAEKNGEKIELTHREFELLHYLAQHMDQVMTREHLLQTVWGYDYFGDVRTVDVTVRRLREKIEDNPSSPTILVTRRGVGYYVKNPADD
- the walK gene encoding cell wall metabolism sensor histidine kinase WalK, whose protein sequence is MKKLKQIANSINFKIAMIFMLLLLATIEIIGAYFTRQLEQSSIQNFETSIQVPSIISNQIANQLSRANTQSANKQLSKIVTNYNNDAINQMIIVDNKQVIRAVSNVNDQARVGQRDTSNEIKDAITNGKQISQVENENGNNMIQITPLTATNGTNTNVGAIYVRASMQSVFNNIRNVSLTFLTASLVAALLGAIVSLVISRAITRPIEEIRQRAMRIADGDYSGKVKVYANDELGQLAKAFNTLSVRIEKTQEATDSERRRLDSVLSHMTDGVIATDRHGNITIINETALNFLEKPESEVIGKSIIKVLGLKDITMQDLMSNQQELMVTINPNSPDELILHANFSLIKRVTGFVSGMVCVLHDVTEQQKNEREQQQFVSNVSHELRTPLTSLQAYVEALNDGAWKDPKIAPHFLKVIQDETQRMIRMINDLLSLSRMDRGVAKMDLEWVNINDFVSHILNRFDMMIKTDEKNDHHKKYTIKRELNNQDLWVEIDTDKLMQVIDNIMNNAIKYSPDGGVITVRLLKAKDHIILSISDQGLGIPRKALNKIFDRFYRVDKARSRKQGGTGLGLAISKEIVEAHNGRIWADSAEGHGSTFYISLPFESMAEEGDNWDEI
- a CDS encoding YycH family regulatory protein, with translation MKSKNKISDHALTIALVVMILTSLGLSGYIWSSDSRFTKIEQTSNQSPNKQVGQKSLREIYMPTKIMYYKGSQLYQVYAGRGNLPLQFSNMTQSLKSVIPEKIGKSKSEYDDLLKNQNYVQLTYPDQITISLFLTGLKKINNGQFNRFFVPVNGQKYIYLGNDADYCLYKIPVNKVKFDNFYQKIRETKTQLPVSLYRLDNMYLTFFEKSTSLPIYSYLTDHQADSYFVYRLLGTGSINQRNSTNSITYSNGVYERLIASKKNNDYEYVNYGETKSPKSVTDKLTSSLYYVRKIGLSEPDLHFFDADNNVLIYQNYVEEYPVFLTGKYNSRAKINFATNGLKINFNSLDLQIPIPNDGSKKKLQPTAEALNQLEAAGYDKSKISRIIVGYTSKVDNDKSARLVTLTPAYYVKINGKWQSINEWITQAQGKE